Proteins from one Oncorhynchus tshawytscha isolate Ot180627B linkage group LG16, Otsh_v2.0, whole genome shotgun sequence genomic window:
- the LOC112235432 gene encoding rRNA 2'-O-methyltransferase fibrillarin, producing MIRYLKQKLPEEWTVDHLAEGFSLHRDIFLRVLRSKFTPTPERKAKQDSSVWARLRQQEQAIPGGGTGEAAAGPTWGWRSDRVGNGPYLGMEAGQGSPRALPGDGGTEGQGRQQVLPGGGGTGGLGRQQVLPGGGGTG from the exons ATGATCAG GTATCTGAAGCAGAAGCTACCAGAGGAATGGACCGTTGACCATCTGGCCGAGGGCTTCTCCTTGCATCGTGACATCTTCCTCAGAGTCCTCCGGAGCAAGTTCACCCCCACCCCAGAGAGGAAAGCGAAACAGGACTCCAGCGTGTGGGCCAGGCTGAGACAGCAGGAGCAGGCCATACCTGGAGGTGGGACAGGGGAGGCAGCAGCGGGCCCTACCTGGGGATGGAGGTCGGACAGGGTAGGCAATGGGCCCTACTTGGGGATGGAGGCGGGACAGGGTAGCCCACGGGCCCTACCTGGggatggaggaacagagggacaggGTAGGCAGCAGGTCTTACCCGGGGGTGGAGGAACAGGGGGACTGGGTAGGCAGCAGGTCCTTCCTGGGGGTGGAGGAACAGGGTAG